The Thermovirga sp. DNA segment AGAGATCAACGGCAAGGCTCCCATGGCCTCGGATAACACGAACAGAAGGTCCACCAGAAACAGGAAGCTCACGGAAGAGGAGAAGGAAAGGAACAGGATGCTTTCCAGGACCCGCGTCAGGGTAGAGCACGTCTTCGGTGTGGTCAAGAACATATTCGGATACAGGAAGGTTCGCTACAAGGGTCTTGCAAAGAACACCAACGGCATCCATGTTT contains these protein-coding regions:
- a CDS encoding transposase family protein; the encoded protein is MASDNTNRRSTRNRKLTEEEKERNRMLSRTRVRVEHVFGVVKNIFGYRKVRYKGLAKNTNGIHVFLLCRTFTWSGGNCSSSRQGRSVPGYRGKGQRGGKRGYTALRRP